CAATTAAGgtattgaaacaaaatatttcagtaTTGCCAtgtttcggtgtaccgtttcgagattaattatatattatacataaatattttatgtatatataaactaacaactaataaaatatatatatgtaaatgtgtatcatgtatgtgtatatatagaagaattgaatatttataaaatgaatatatgttgaaaaaaatcacaaacttgaattaagacataaaaataaagaaacaaaataaaagaatagataaattattaaaaataattatattaaaaaaatatagaatgagGGGACacatttaaagttataaaaattaaaattatagaaatatattaatattttagaattaattaaatatagtttggatttaaaatttacaaaaataccatctaagtataaaaaaattacaaaaataacccGAAACGGAATGGGGCCGAAACGTCAATTCCGACGAAAATAATCAGATTTTGATCAGAATGGCTGAAACAAGACTGAAATGACCGAAATTTGAATTGAAACAGAATGAGATAGTAGAGTGTACCGGACACTGTACCGAAACAGCAAATGGCCGGAACAGAACGGAATTCAAAACCTTGGTTCTCCTACAATAAATTGCATCAATTTCTCGTCTTCAAATTCTTCAATATTGCGTTACGTTTAGATGCTGAGATTAGTTAaattaatttgtgaataataatattttgtagattctattaaatttaatttaatttttttaagttaagaagagtttaaatttttaaattaaaatatatgaaataagttgaaatgaatttaatttttttataaaaattaaacaagtaataaattttattaataattattttaaaataaattaaaataaattgagtttaattcaacaataaaatacAACCGTATCTTGTTAGCTCTCAAAACTTACCATAAAGCCATAGCTCGTAgctgtgtattttttttcctccgtTCGGCTCATCGGAGCTCATATCACCAGCCCATTATCAAAACGACGTCGATTACTACATTGGCCATTCCCACTCGATACTCTTCAAAAACTGCGGAGCCACCGAACCAGTAAACCCACGCACGTAGACGAACCGGCAAACGCCACCATGAAACCCCACCTCCACGCTTGCGCCACCGCGTTTAACAACACCCGCCGCCACTACGCCACGAAATACACGGCAAAGGTTACCTCCACCTCACCCACCGGACGCTCTCTCTCCGCTGAGGTCACCCCTATCCCTTCTCCATACCCCACCGATATCCGCGGCTACACGCTCCCCCGTCGCCACGTCATCTGCAAGGCAACTCAGATCCTCCTCCTCCAATCCCGTCCCTCCAAGTCGCATAACTCCGGCCGAAATCCCTTCCTCGATCTGTCCAACTATCTCCACTCCCTCCCTCTTCCCCTCACCGCCTCCGAGGCCTCCGAAATCCTCAAATCCCTAAACGACCCCTCCCTCGCTCTCAGGTTCTTCCAACTCTGCCCCACCATTTCGCCTAATTTCCAACACGACTCTTTCACCTACACccgcctcctcctcatcctctccAAGTCCTCCTCCCCGGACCGCTTCGACCTCGTCCGCTCCGTCCTCTCCCAGATGGACCTGTCCAACACGCGTGGCACCATCTCCACCGTCAACATCCTCATCGGCTTCTTTGGCAACTCCGAGGACTTGGACCTCTGCACATCCTTGATCAAGAAATGGAACCTCACCATGAACGCCTACACCTACAAGTGCTTGCTCCAGGCGTATCTGCGCTCCCTCGATTCTGACAAGGCTTTCGACGCCTACAACGATATGCGTCGCCGAGGCTACAAATTGGACATTTTTGCGTACAACATGTTGTTGAATGCTCTAGCCAAAGATGAAAAGGTCTGCATTAATACATTCTCAATCGTATTATGTTGAGGAACATGTATTCGTTTAGTGTTATACTGTTATGTGCTagtcattaatttttatttttgatttcgTGATTCGATTTTGCTATTTGAATGAAAGGAATATGAGTCAAGATTAACGAGTAACATCAAAGATTGAGTTGCTGCTAATATTTAGGAAGTGAACTTTTTCAGCAATTCTTGTGCCTTACTTTTTCAGTTTGATTGGTCCTGATTATCTGATCTGCAGAATTGTGACAGGTTGACCGGGCTTACAAggtgtttgaagaaatgaaacgGAAGCACTGTGAGCCGGATGAGTTTACATTCACAATCATGATCAGAATGAATGGAAAGATTGGTAAAGCTGATGAAGCATTGTCTCTCTTTCAGGAAATGCTAGCAAAGGGCTTCGCCCCAAATTTAATTGCTTATAATACCATGATCCAGGCACTTGCTAAGGCTCGGATGGTTGACAAGGCCATTCATCTCTTCTCTAAAATGGTAGAGAATGAGTGTCGGCCTAACGAATTTACGTACAGTGTCATCTTGAATGTTCTGGCTACAGAAGGGCAGCTTGGTAGACTAGATGAGGTTGTGGAAATATCAAAGAAATACATGAATAAGTTGATATATGCATATCTTGTAAGGACACTGAGCAAGCTGGGCCACGCAGGTGAAGCTCACCGGCTATTTTGCAAGATGTGGAATTTCCATGATAGGGGGGATAGGGATGCTTACATGTCCATGTTAGAGAGTTTATGTAGTTCAGGTAAGACAACTGAGGCGATGGACCTGCTGGGCAAGATTCATGAAAAGGGAATCAACACCGATACAATCATGTATAATACCGTTTTCTCAGCTCTTGGCAAGTCGAAGCAAGTTTCGCATATTCATGATCTTTTCGAGAAGATGAAACAAGATGGTCCTTCGCCAGACACATTTACTTATAATATTCTGATCTCCAGCTTTGGTAGGGCTGGGAAGGTCGATGAGGCAGTTAGAATTTTTGAAGAACTTGAGAATAGCAATTGTACACCTGACATTGTCTCGTATAATTCCTTAATCAATTGCCTTGGGAAGAATGGTG
This genomic interval from Carya illinoinensis cultivar Pawnee chromosome 2, C.illinoinensisPawnee_v1, whole genome shotgun sequence contains the following:
- the LOC122300999 gene encoding pentatricopeptide repeat-containing protein At1g51965, mitochondrial, with the translated sequence MKPHLHACATAFNNTRRHYATKYTAKVTSTSPTGRSLSAEVTPIPSPYPTDIRGYTLPRRHVICKATQILLLQSRPSKSHNSGRNPFLDLSNYLHSLPLPLTASEASEILKSLNDPSLALRFFQLCPTISPNFQHDSFTYTRLLLILSKSSSPDRFDLVRSVLSQMDLSNTRGTISTVNILIGFFGNSEDLDLCTSLIKKWNLTMNAYTYKCLLQAYLRSLDSDKAFDAYNDMRRRGYKLDIFAYNMLLNALAKDEKVDRAYKVFEEMKRKHCEPDEFTFTIMIRMNGKIGKADEALSLFQEMLAKGFAPNLIAYNTMIQALAKARMVDKAIHLFSKMVENECRPNEFTYSVILNVLATEGQLGRLDEVVEISKKYMNKLIYAYLVRTLSKLGHAGEAHRLFCKMWNFHDRGDRDAYMSMLESLCSSGKTTEAMDLLGKIHEKGINTDTIMYNTVFSALGKSKQVSHIHDLFEKMKQDGPSPDTFTYNILISSFGRAGKVDEAVRIFEELENSNCTPDIVSYNSLINCLGKNGDLDEAHMRFKEMQEKGLNPDVVTYSTLIECFGKTDKVEMACRLFDEMIAEGCCPNIVTYNILLDCLERCGRTAEAVDLYAKLKQQGLAPDSITYAVLERLQSGSHRKFRLRRQSPITGWVVSPLR